A single region of the Microbulbifer sp. MKSA007 genome encodes:
- a CDS encoding cytochrome c3 family protein — protein MKSYQFKFWHYGVLLTLAIGSAVAYNLNVDDKSLFISGDATHGHHQIELACTSCHTDGFAGEDAVQQACLNCHAEELELVDDSHPRQKFLDPRNAVLLETLDARLCVSCHTEHKPQITGEMGVTLAGDFCFHCHSDIAEERSSHKDLGFETCASAGCHNYHDNGSLYEDFLIAHVDQPDLLETAKLPARTAVQSWLNEHSDKAPLKVSEADISSSSQTAEIATVWAQSIHAQTEVNCSSCHVDGQMLFSSVEIVEQCASCHSDQKESFTQGKHGMRMSNKLEEGFIQQVGAISPQQARLPMNTSATDELSCVSCHGPHEVNLQFAAVEACLGCHSDEHSLSYKESPHFDTWNSNPEGGVSCASCHLPRETHGEQVVVNHNQNHNLRPNEKMMPVCLSCHGAEFSLAALADKTLINNNFKHKPAEKHETFELIRERIARITKSKNKQNQSQ, from the coding sequence ATGAAATCATATCAATTTAAATTCTGGCATTACGGTGTATTGCTAACGCTGGCTATCGGCTCTGCGGTGGCATACAACCTTAACGTTGACGATAAATCTCTATTTATCAGTGGAGATGCCACGCACGGTCACCATCAAATTGAGCTGGCTTGTACTTCCTGCCATACCGATGGCTTTGCCGGTGAGGATGCTGTTCAGCAAGCTTGCCTGAATTGCCATGCGGAAGAACTGGAGCTTGTAGACGACTCACACCCCCGGCAGAAATTTTTAGATCCGCGCAATGCTGTACTTCTGGAGACTCTTGACGCCCGGCTATGTGTAAGTTGTCACACTGAGCACAAACCACAAATCACCGGAGAGATGGGAGTAACCCTGGCGGGCGACTTTTGCTTTCACTGCCACAGCGATATTGCCGAAGAGCGCAGTAGTCACAAAGACCTGGGATTTGAAACCTGCGCAAGTGCGGGCTGCCACAACTATCACGATAATGGCTCCCTCTATGAAGACTTCCTTATCGCCCATGTTGATCAACCTGATCTATTGGAAACTGCAAAGCTTCCCGCTCGTACAGCAGTTCAGTCCTGGCTAAATGAGCATTCAGATAAAGCCCCTTTAAAAGTTAGCGAAGCAGACATTAGCAGCTCTAGCCAGACTGCAGAAATCGCAACGGTCTGGGCACAGAGTATTCACGCACAAACAGAGGTGAACTGCAGCAGCTGTCACGTCGATGGGCAAATGCTATTCAGTAGCGTTGAGATTGTCGAGCAATGTGCTAGTTGCCACAGCGATCAAAAAGAATCCTTCACTCAAGGAAAACATGGAATGCGCATGTCCAACAAGCTGGAAGAAGGCTTTATCCAGCAGGTCGGTGCCATCTCCCCGCAACAGGCCCGCCTTCCCATGAATACCAGCGCAACGGATGAATTGAGCTGTGTCAGTTGTCACGGGCCCCATGAAGTAAATCTGCAATTTGCCGCTGTAGAGGCTTGCCTGGGTTGCCACAGTGATGAGCACAGTCTCTCTTACAAAGAGTCCCCTCACTTCGATACCTGGAATTCAAACCCAGAGGGTGGCGTAAGCTGTGCCAGCTGCCATTTACCACGGGAAACCCATGGCGAACAGGTTGTAGTTAACCATAATCAAAATCATAACCTTCGCCCCAATGAAAAAATGATGCCCGTTTGCCTGAGCTGTCATGGAGCCGAATTCTCCCTTGCTGCCCTGGCTGACAAAACTCTGATTAACAATAATTTCAAGCATAAACCCGCAGAGAAGCATGAAACCTTCGAGCTGATCCGCGAGCGTATTGCAAGGATTACCAAAAGCAAAAACAAGCAAAATCAATCCCAATAG
- a CDS encoding FAD-dependent oxidoreductase, with the protein MTELDDTLVEQLPSGIHTNDNSYPIYVIIGTGPVGVRCAQKLLEFCDEAQIVIYGAETESPYNRVKLSQYLSSHVELEELDNPILSQSDHRLAEYIDRKIVSIDRSKKTVTDAAGNIQPYSKLIIATGSNPIIPKIPGADLPGVYPFRSLRNTNDLLELREQNADICVIGAGALGLEAATALKTPKNNITLQSRGHLLSGLLGEEGEEFLKSALTALGVELKISDSLTSIEESDSKRLLTFESGEKIPVDAIVLCTGIKPEISLAEQSGLSTKRGIVVNEWMQTSDPDIYAVGECAEFDKKVYQLVRPGYEQAESCCSHIRRNHSGKSLSQPYSGTYTDIQLKIAHIPCGIMGEVTPENLNQQEGVESHVYRNRFKGIYRRLFIKGEYIVGAIYIGSWDEANELRQTVAQEQKISLRTLKDFESEGRVFAKKSGNSIKDFPDSYLVCQCNSVTKGELCKAISAGKRNLNELQQATTAGSVCGSCRPLMAELLDVPAPNLVMRHSKGILITSVLSLILIALAFLMPPAPVSPSVQTALFWEKLWYDNFWKQVTGYTILAMCLFTAALSIRKRWNKLSLGHVDHWRYAHSVTGLIALLALAVHSGFRLGENLNLALMLVFLTATATGSLVGVFMARNHHWTDLKLREHRKWWSRVHYALLWALPVLLAYHIFAVYYF; encoded by the coding sequence ATGACTGAGCTAGACGACACACTTGTCGAGCAATTACCAAGCGGCATCCACACTAATGATAACAGTTACCCAATTTATGTAATTATCGGTACTGGTCCGGTGGGTGTGCGTTGTGCACAAAAATTATTAGAATTCTGTGATGAAGCTCAAATTGTTATCTATGGAGCAGAAACAGAGTCTCCCTACAACCGGGTTAAACTTTCTCAATATCTATCAAGCCATGTAGAGTTGGAGGAGCTTGATAACCCTATTCTCAGTCAAAGTGACCACCGCCTGGCAGAATATATTGACCGTAAAATAGTCTCTATTGATCGCTCCAAAAAAACAGTCACCGATGCTGCAGGGAATATACAACCTTATTCCAAGCTAATAATAGCGACTGGATCAAATCCTATTATTCCGAAGATTCCGGGTGCGGATCTGCCTGGTGTTTACCCTTTTCGAAGTCTGCGTAACACCAATGATTTACTTGAGTTAAGGGAGCAGAATGCAGACATCTGTGTTATCGGTGCTGGTGCTCTGGGCCTTGAAGCTGCAACCGCGTTAAAAACACCTAAAAACAACATCACTTTACAATCCAGAGGACACTTACTCAGCGGGCTCCTGGGTGAAGAAGGAGAGGAGTTCCTAAAGTCCGCACTCACTGCACTGGGTGTAGAGTTAAAAATTTCGGACTCCCTAACATCCATTGAAGAGAGCGATAGCAAGCGCCTACTCACTTTTGAAAGTGGCGAAAAAATTCCCGTCGACGCTATCGTGTTGTGCACTGGAATTAAGCCGGAAATTAGCCTGGCCGAACAGAGCGGACTTTCAACTAAACGCGGAATCGTAGTCAATGAATGGATGCAAACTTCCGACCCGGATATTTACGCCGTAGGCGAGTGCGCTGAGTTTGACAAGAAAGTCTACCAATTGGTCCGACCGGGCTACGAACAAGCTGAAAGCTGCTGCTCACATATTCGTCGCAACCATAGCGGTAAATCTCTCTCGCAGCCCTACTCCGGCACTTATACCGATATTCAGCTGAAAATTGCCCATATTCCCTGCGGAATAATGGGAGAGGTAACCCCGGAAAACCTCAATCAGCAAGAGGGCGTTGAGAGCCATGTCTATCGCAATCGTTTTAAGGGGATCTATAGACGCTTATTTATCAAAGGCGAATACATCGTTGGGGCCATTTATATTGGCAGCTGGGATGAAGCCAATGAATTGCGTCAGACTGTAGCACAGGAACAAAAAATCTCTCTGCGCACACTGAAAGACTTTGAAAGCGAAGGGCGAGTGTTTGCCAAAAAAAGCGGCAATAGCATTAAAGATTTTCCCGATAGTTATCTAGTCTGCCAGTGCAACTCTGTCACCAAAGGGGAATTATGCAAGGCTATTTCCGCTGGGAAGCGCAATTTAAATGAGCTGCAACAAGCGACAACAGCCGGGTCTGTTTGTGGTAGTTGCCGCCCACTAATGGCTGAGCTTCTGGATGTGCCAGCTCCCAACTTGGTAATGCGGCACTCCAAGGGGATATTGATAACTTCTGTTCTGTCATTAATCCTGATAGCCCTGGCTTTCCTGATGCCGCCAGCTCCAGTTTCCCCCTCAGTACAGACTGCACTTTTTTGGGAAAAGCTCTGGTACGACAATTTTTGGAAGCAGGTTACGGGCTATACCATTCTCGCTATGTGCTTGTTTACTGCCGCTCTCAGTATCAGGAAACGTTGGAATAAACTTAGCCTTGGGCATGTCGATCACTGGCGCTATGCACACAGCGTTACAGGTTTAATCGCTCTACTTGCTCTCGCTGTACATTCAGGCTTCCGCCTTGGTGAAAACCTGAATTTGGCATTGATGCTGGTATTTCTAACTGCAACCGCAACTGGTTCTCTCGTCGGCGTTTTTATGGCGCGCAACCACCACTGGACTGACCTGAAACTTCGCGAACACCGAAAATGGTGGTCCCGAGTTCACTATGCCCTGCTCTGGGCCTTACCGGTCCTTCTCGCCTACCATATTTTTGCGGTTTATTACTTCTAG